In a single window of the Saccharothrix australiensis genome:
- a CDS encoding NACHT domain-containing protein, which translates to MPRKPALTFAGALRILGRHDSDVVGRLDKALGGAVLGAGVAAAVGPAGLLAALWGWVDQKNEAIGLLRALVGSLSDRLAGVKRLERRDAIVAAHSTIVVAAFFEVLEETLGRRPTQALAVTDAERHVLAVGERRRTDQGYYEALYRSEIPVPSPSCGFHENLERVSHWLGAMGRRSNDFFNGLEGGPALGGVFSAAFQAHATSRYESLYLRLAEKVPEFAFWALLGENAATRDRVERLDASLRDALDVQGQALARVEALLSLVRDPSVELDRHRAGLHKANTGVLSRFVVSNDVERDADITFPTIERAFVTPNYRIAVRDAEARPADEGWWSDRQVQRDLELTLAAYLTSAEATTRPLLLLGHPGAGKSILMKVLAARLPPEDYTVVRVPLRAVGAGAPVVDQIQQALDIATNKRRTWDALTDQDADTVLVVLLDGLDELLQAAASDRGGYLQEVMEFQRIEGEQNRPVAVVVTSRTVVADRVDIPEGAPVVKLEEFDRDQIAAWLAEWRAANLPAIEAGVVRGLTADEALHQPHLAGQPLLLLMLALYAADPASPKLDADLSRAALYERIFERFARREVVKRAGDRLRPRELRDRVDEQLFRLSVAALAMVNRGVQHVREAALRKDLAELTQQDDLPEDEGARLLGEFFFVHAPEAVARERQRSYEFLHATFGEYLVARHVVGELAAPASTAHHGHRSRELDDEMLFALLSHQVWMTRAYLVDFAVQVFAALPPDRRDEVRRALAELLRTFRRRRRSTRLDRYRPTPLDVVRQLAVYSANLTTLAVRFTADRTALRLVGAFGDDGTEALANWRSTLSLWRAGLDDDSRQALVVNLDLREGSALDIGVKSPGMVELWSARLGDEGDHAARLFWGLAMHDRRIAYDAISWADESLAWIVLVLVHGEHGNPAYVVDPPEGTSSSDLSRVGQALSMLLRVRAWTLSKTFVLRAAHSLASYPHSFGVSAVTVLGIAYVHPEVLLGIPEWQDPTFYDGLRDELRLVLDAAGVRVDRKKHPGWDELRAGLLGDDDRVEPPTGDLANLFSRFD; encoded by the coding sequence ATGCCGCGCAAACCCGCACTCACGTTCGCCGGCGCGCTGCGCATCCTGGGCCGGCACGATTCCGACGTGGTCGGCAGGCTGGACAAGGCCCTTGGCGGGGCCGTCCTCGGCGCGGGCGTCGCGGCGGCGGTCGGCCCGGCCGGCCTGTTGGCGGCCCTGTGGGGCTGGGTGGACCAGAAGAACGAGGCCATCGGCCTGTTACGCGCCCTGGTCGGCTCGTTGTCGGACCGCCTGGCGGGCGTGAAGCGCCTCGAACGCCGGGACGCCATCGTGGCCGCGCACAGCACGATCGTCGTGGCGGCGTTCTTCGAGGTGCTGGAAGAGACGCTGGGCCGGCGACCGACGCAGGCGCTCGCCGTGACGGACGCCGAGCGCCACGTGCTGGCCGTCGGCGAGCGCAGGCGGACCGACCAGGGCTACTACGAGGCCCTGTACCGGTCGGAGATCCCCGTGCCGTCGCCGTCCTGCGGTTTCCACGAGAACCTCGAACGGGTCTCGCACTGGCTCGGCGCGATGGGGCGGCGCTCCAACGACTTCTTCAACGGCTTGGAGGGCGGCCCCGCGCTCGGCGGGGTCTTCAGCGCGGCGTTCCAGGCCCACGCCACCAGCCGCTACGAGTCGCTCTACCTCCGCCTGGCGGAGAAGGTGCCCGAGTTCGCGTTCTGGGCGCTGCTGGGGGAGAACGCGGCCACCCGCGACCGCGTCGAGCGGCTCGACGCGAGCCTGCGCGACGCCCTGGACGTGCAGGGGCAGGCGTTGGCCCGCGTCGAGGCGCTGCTGTCCCTGGTCCGCGACCCGAGCGTGGAACTCGACCGGCACCGCGCGGGCCTGCACAAGGCGAACACCGGCGTGCTGTCCCGGTTCGTGGTCTCCAACGACGTCGAGCGCGACGCCGACATCACGTTCCCGACCATCGAGCGGGCGTTCGTCACCCCGAATTACCGCATCGCCGTCCGCGACGCGGAGGCGCGCCCGGCCGACGAGGGCTGGTGGTCGGACCGGCAGGTGCAGCGCGACCTGGAGCTGACGCTGGCCGCCTACCTGACCTCGGCCGAGGCGACCACCCGGCCGCTGCTGCTGCTCGGTCACCCCGGCGCGGGCAAGTCGATCCTGATGAAGGTCCTCGCCGCCCGGCTGCCGCCCGAGGACTACACGGTCGTCCGGGTGCCGCTGCGCGCGGTGGGCGCGGGCGCGCCGGTGGTGGACCAGATCCAGCAGGCGCTGGACATCGCCACCAACAAGCGCCGGACGTGGGACGCCCTGACCGACCAGGACGCGGACACCGTCCTGGTGGTGCTGCTGGACGGCCTGGACGAGCTGCTCCAGGCCGCCGCCTCCGACCGCGGCGGCTACCTCCAGGAGGTGATGGAGTTCCAGCGCATCGAGGGTGAGCAGAACCGCCCGGTCGCGGTCGTGGTCACGTCGCGGACCGTCGTCGCCGACCGCGTCGACATCCCGGAGGGCGCCCCGGTCGTCAAGCTGGAGGAGTTCGACCGGGACCAGATCGCCGCGTGGCTGGCCGAGTGGCGCGCCGCCAACCTGCCCGCGATCGAGGCGGGCGTCGTCCGGGGGCTCACCGCCGACGAGGCGCTGCACCAGCCGCACCTGGCCGGCCAGCCCCTGCTGCTGCTCATGCTCGCGCTCTACGCGGCGGACCCGGCCTCGCCCAAGCTGGACGCCGACCTGTCGCGGGCGGCGCTCTACGAGCGGATCTTCGAGCGGTTCGCGCGGCGCGAGGTGGTCAAGCGCGCGGGCGACCGGTTGCGCCCGCGGGAGCTGCGGGACCGCGTGGACGAGCAGCTCTTCCGGCTGTCCGTCGCGGCGCTCGCGATGGTCAACCGGGGCGTGCAGCACGTGCGGGAAGCGGCGCTGCGCAAGGACCTGGCCGAGCTGACCCAGCAGGACGACCTGCCCGAGGACGAGGGCGCGCGGCTGCTCGGCGAGTTCTTCTTCGTGCACGCGCCGGAAGCGGTGGCGCGCGAGCGGCAGCGGTCGTACGAGTTCCTGCACGCCACCTTCGGCGAGTACCTGGTCGCGCGGCACGTGGTGGGCGAGCTGGCGGCGCCGGCGAGCACCGCCCACCACGGCCACCGCAGCCGGGAACTCGACGACGAGATGCTGTTCGCCCTGCTCTCCCACCAGGTGTGGATGACACGGGCCTACCTCGTGGACTTCGCCGTGCAGGTCTTCGCGGCCCTGCCGCCCGACCGGCGGGACGAGGTCCGGCGCGCGTTGGCCGAACTGCTCCGGACGTTCCGCCGACGCCGCCGCTCGACCCGCCTGGACCGCTACCGCCCGACGCCCCTGGACGTCGTCCGGCAGTTGGCCGTGTACTCCGCGAACCTGACCACCCTCGCCGTCCGCTTCACCGCTGACCGGACCGCTCTCCGCCTGGTCGGCGCGTTCGGTGACGACGGAACCGAAGCCCTGGCGAACTGGCGCTCGACCCTGTCGCTGTGGCGCGCGGGGCTGGACGACGACAGCCGACAGGCGCTCGTGGTCAACCTGGACCTGCGCGAGGGGTCCGCGTTGGACATCGGTGTGAAGTCGCCGGGGATGGTCGAACTGTGGTCCGCCCGGCTCGGTGATGAGGGCGACCACGCGGCGCGGCTCTTCTGGGGCTTGGCGATGCACGACCGACGCATCGCCTACGATGCGATTTCCTGGGCGGATGAATCACTCGCCTGGATCGTCCTCGTCCTGGTGCACGGGGAGCACGGGAACCCGGCCTACGTCGTGGACCCGCCGGAGGGCACCTCGTCCAGCGATCTGAGCCGGGTCGGGCAAGCGTTGTCGATGCTCTTGCGGGTGCGCGCGTGGACGCTGTCGAAGACCTTCGTCCTCCGCGCGGCCCACAGCCTGGCGTCCTACCCGCACAGCTTCGGGGTGAGCGCGGTGACCGTGCTGGGCATCGCCTACGTCCACCCCGAGGTGCTGCTGGGGATACCGGAGTGGCAGGACCCCACCTTCTACGACGGCCTGCGCGACGAACTGCGACTGGTCCTCGACGCCGCCGGGGTGCGCGTCGACCGGAAGAAGCACCCGGGGTGGGACGAACTCCGCGCCGGGCTCCTCGGCGACGACGACCGGGTGGAACCGCCCACCGGCGACCTGGCGAACCTCTTCAGCCGCTTCGACTGA
- the gdhA gene encoding NADP-specific glutamate dehydrogenase, whose protein sequence is MGEIYDEVLRRNPGETEFHQAVHEVLDSLGPVVAKHPQYADAAVIRRLCEPERQIIFRVPWVDDSGAVQINRGFRVEFNSALGPYKGGLRFHPSVYLGIVKFLGFEQIFKNSLTGMPIGGGKGGSDFSPRGRSDGEVMRFCQAFMTELYRHIGEYTDVPAGDIGVGGREIGYLFGQYKRITNRYESGVLTGKGLAWGGSQVRTEATGYGTVFFVEEMLKVRGDSFEGKKVVVSGSGNVAVYAVEKVQQLGGTVIACSDSNGYVVDERGIDLDLLKDVKETRRARISAYAEARSDTVRYVEGGSVWDVPCDVAIPCATQNELNRRDAATLVGNGCSIVAEGANMPCTPDAVRLFAEAGVLFAPGKAANAGGVATSALEMQQNASRDSWGFAHTERRLADIMHGIHDRCLEAAETYGSPGDYVAGANIAGFIQVADAMLALGVI, encoded by the coding sequence TTGGGCGAGATCTACGACGAGGTGCTGCGGCGCAACCCGGGCGAGACCGAGTTCCACCAGGCGGTGCACGAGGTGCTGGACAGCCTCGGGCCGGTGGTCGCCAAGCACCCCCAGTACGCCGACGCGGCCGTCATCCGCCGGTTGTGCGAGCCCGAGCGCCAGATCATCTTCCGCGTGCCCTGGGTGGACGACTCCGGCGCGGTGCAGATCAACCGCGGCTTCCGGGTCGAGTTCAACTCGGCGCTCGGGCCGTACAAGGGCGGCCTGCGCTTCCACCCCTCGGTGTACCTGGGGATCGTCAAGTTCCTCGGTTTCGAGCAGATCTTCAAGAACTCGCTCACCGGCATGCCCATCGGCGGCGGCAAGGGCGGGTCGGACTTCTCGCCGCGCGGCCGGTCCGACGGCGAGGTGATGCGGTTCTGCCAGGCGTTCATGACCGAGCTGTACCGGCACATCGGCGAGTACACCGACGTGCCCGCCGGTGACATCGGCGTGGGCGGCCGGGAGATCGGCTACCTGTTCGGCCAGTACAAGCGCATCACCAACCGCTACGAGTCCGGCGTCCTCACCGGCAAGGGCCTGGCCTGGGGCGGCTCGCAGGTGCGCACCGAGGCGACCGGCTACGGCACGGTGTTCTTCGTCGAGGAGATGCTCAAGGTCCGCGGCGACTCCTTCGAGGGCAAGAAGGTCGTGGTCTCCGGCTCGGGCAACGTCGCCGTGTACGCGGTGGAGAAGGTGCAGCAGCTCGGCGGCACGGTGATCGCCTGCTCGGACTCCAACGGGTACGTGGTGGACGAGCGCGGCATCGACCTCGACCTCCTCAAGGACGTCAAGGAGACCCGGCGGGCGCGCATCTCCGCCTACGCCGAGGCCCGCTCCGACACCGTCCGGTACGTCGAGGGCGGCTCGGTGTGGGACGTCCCGTGCGACGTCGCGATCCCGTGCGCGACGCAGAACGAGCTGAACCGGCGGGACGCCGCGACGCTCGTCGGCAACGGGTGCTCGATCGTCGCCGAGGGCGCGAACATGCCCTGCACCCCGGACGCCGTGCGGCTGTTCGCCGAGGCCGGTGTGCTGTTCGCGCCGGGCAAGGCGGCCAACGCGGGCGGCGTGGCCACCAGCGCCCTGGAGATGCAGCAGAACGCGTCCCGCGACTCCTGGGGCTTCGCCCACACCGAGCGCCGGCTGGCGGACATCATGCACGGCATCCACGACCGCTGCCTGGAGGCGGCCGAGACCTACGGCAGCCCCGGCGACTACGTCGCGGGCGCGAACATCGCCGGCTTCATCCAGGTCGCCGACGCGATGCTGGCGCTGGGCGTGATCTGA
- a CDS encoding multidrug effflux MFS transporter translates to MRLGRVAVVLGLLETFGPISMDLYLPALPQLAAELDTSESLAQATMSACMLGLAFGQLVVGPLSDRIGRRRPLLAGIGLFALLSLACAVTPSIELLLAARFFQGLCGSAGIVIALAVARDLTDGVELVRLLVMLTTVGALAPIVAPVVGGQLAPVMGWRGIFGVLAGIGVALFALAATSLPESLPPGARRVRGSGHEFGTVLRDRLFLCFLLVSTCGGVAFFTYLASISFVLQDSFSLTPQLFSACFAANAVMSVVGAQINRVVVRRAGPARMYAISTTTTAVAAVAMLVSVLLDAGLVAMMIPLGLMMLASGGSQSNGSALALADHRARAGTAAALLGTSSFAIGPVVAPLVSLGGTSPLTMSITMAVAYGCAGALVWVAVLPRLRRRAVAPAEVGAVTPELPPPP, encoded by the coding sequence GTGAGGCTGGGCCGGGTCGCCGTCGTGCTGGGGCTGCTGGAGACCTTCGGCCCCATCTCGATGGACCTCTACCTGCCCGCGCTGCCCCAGCTCGCCGCCGAGCTCGACACCAGCGAGAGCCTGGCGCAGGCGACGATGTCGGCGTGCATGCTGGGGCTGGCGTTCGGGCAGCTGGTCGTCGGCCCGCTCAGCGACCGGATCGGCCGACGCCGACCGCTGCTGGCGGGCATCGGCCTGTTCGCGCTGCTGTCGCTGGCGTGCGCGGTCACGCCGTCGATCGAGCTGCTGCTGGCCGCCCGGTTCTTCCAGGGCCTGTGCGGCTCGGCGGGCATCGTGATCGCCCTGGCCGTCGCGCGCGACCTGACCGACGGCGTGGAGCTGGTGCGGCTGCTGGTGATGCTGACGACGGTCGGCGCGCTCGCGCCGATCGTGGCACCGGTCGTCGGCGGGCAGCTCGCGCCGGTGATGGGGTGGCGCGGCATCTTCGGCGTGCTGGCCGGGATCGGCGTCGCGCTGTTCGCGCTGGCGGCGACCTCGTTGCCGGAGAGCCTGCCACCCGGCGCGCGACGCGTGCGGGGCAGCGGGCACGAGTTCGGCACGGTGCTCCGGGACCGGCTGTTCCTCTGCTTCCTGCTCGTCAGCACGTGCGGCGGCGTGGCCTTCTTCACCTACCTCGCGTCGATCAGCTTCGTGCTCCAGGACAGCTTCTCGCTGACCCCGCAGCTGTTCAGCGCCTGCTTCGCGGCCAACGCCGTGATGTCGGTGGTGGGCGCGCAGATCAACCGGGTCGTGGTGCGCCGCGCGGGACCGGCGCGGATGTACGCCATCAGCACCACCACGACGGCCGTGGCGGCGGTCGCGATGCTCGTCTCGGTGCTGCTCGACGCCGGGCTGGTCGCGATGATGATCCCGCTGGGCCTGATGATGCTCGCCAGCGGCGGCTCGCAGTCCAACGGCTCGGCGCTCGCGCTGGCCGACCACCGGGCCCGCGCGGGCACGGCCGCCGCGCTGCTCGGCACGTCGTCGTTCGCGATCGGGCCGGTGGTGGCGCCGCTGGTGTCGCTGGGCGGCACCAGCCCGCTGACCATGAGCATCACGATGGCGGTTGCCTACGGCTGCGCGGGCGCGCTCGTGTGGGTCGCGGTGCTGCCCCGGCTGCGCCGCCGCGCGGTGGCTCCCGCCGAGGTCGGCGCGGTGACGCCCGAGCTGCCGCCACCGCCCTGA
- a CDS encoding alpha/beta hydrolase, translated as MPYDPELTAGLAAFLDLVERIPLRADTILANRAHFATIIPPVRQIVGDRPVEVEDRTVPGPPGAPDVELTIVRPRAGLAAGAPALYSIHGGGMVLGNRFFGVDGLVDDVLRFGAVGVSVEYRLAPEHPAPAAVEDCYAGLVWLADHADELGVDPGRIVVTGASAGGGLSAGVSLLARDRGGPAIAGQVLLCPMLDDRNESVSTRQYDGLGAWDRNNNDTAWNAILGPLRGADEVSPYAAPSRMADLSGLPPAYVDVGAAEIFRDEATDYALRIWATGGQAELHVWAGGYHGFAGFSPDAVVSRAAEEARLSWLRRILHTP; from the coding sequence GTGCCGTACGACCCCGAGCTGACCGCGGGGCTCGCGGCGTTCCTCGACCTGGTGGAGCGGATACCGCTCCGGGCGGACACGATCCTCGCCAACCGCGCCCACTTCGCCACCATCATCCCGCCGGTGCGGCAGATCGTCGGCGACCGGCCGGTCGAGGTGGAGGACCGCACGGTGCCCGGCCCGCCGGGCGCGCCCGACGTCGAGCTGACCATCGTCCGCCCGCGCGCCGGCCTCGCCGCCGGCGCGCCCGCGCTCTACAGCATCCACGGCGGCGGGATGGTGCTGGGCAACCGGTTCTTCGGCGTCGACGGGCTGGTCGACGACGTGCTGCGGTTCGGCGCGGTCGGCGTGTCGGTCGAGTACCGGCTCGCGCCGGAGCACCCCGCGCCGGCCGCGGTCGAGGACTGCTACGCGGGCCTGGTGTGGCTCGCGGACCACGCGGACGAGCTCGGCGTCGACCCCGGCCGGATCGTGGTCACCGGCGCCAGCGCGGGCGGCGGGCTCTCCGCCGGGGTGTCGCTGCTGGCGCGGGACCGGGGCGGGCCGGCGATCGCCGGGCAGGTGCTGCTGTGCCCGATGCTCGACGACCGCAACGAGTCCGTGTCCACGCGGCAGTACGACGGGCTCGGCGCGTGGGACCGCAACAACAACGACACCGCCTGGAACGCGATCCTGGGCCCCCTGCGCGGCGCCGACGAGGTCTCGCCGTACGCCGCGCCGTCCCGGATGGCCGACCTGTCCGGGCTGCCGCCCGCCTACGTCGACGTCGGCGCGGCGGAGATATTCCGGGACGAGGCGACCGACTACGCCCTGCGCATCTGGGCCACCGGCGGGCAGGCGGAGCTCCACGTGTGGGCGGGCGGCTACCATGGCTTCGCGGGCTTCTCGCCCGACGCCGTGGTGTCGCGTGCCGCCGAGGAGGCCCGGTTGTCGTGGCTGCGCCGCATCCTGCACACCCCGTGA
- a CDS encoding alpha/beta hydrolase: MTHTPVPFDPEIEPALARIVPPDAPPFTPETIPAMRQAMAAMFPAAAEVVGDAPVDVVERTIPGPEGAPDLEVTILSPRAADGPAPCLYNIHGGGMMVGHRNMDVPRLLDLVLELGVVAVNVEYRLAPEHPHPAPVEDCYAGLVWTVEHAAELGVDPDRVVVMGGSAGGGLSAAVALMARDRGGPALAGQLLLCPMIDDTNTTVASHQYRGLGTWTRESNEAGWRSLLGDAVGTDAVSPYAAPARATDLSGLPPAFIEVGSAEPFRDEDTQYALRIWATGGQAELHVWSGAFHGFDMYVPEWHVSRTALETRNSWLRRVLGPVGA, translated from the coding sequence GTGACCCACACCCCCGTCCCGTTCGACCCCGAGATCGAGCCCGCGCTGGCGCGGATCGTGCCGCCGGACGCGCCGCCGTTCACGCCCGAGACGATCCCGGCGATGCGGCAGGCGATGGCCGCGATGTTCCCGGCCGCCGCCGAGGTGGTCGGCGACGCCCCCGTGGACGTGGTCGAGCGGACCATCCCCGGCCCGGAGGGCGCGCCGGACCTGGAGGTCACGATCCTGTCCCCGCGCGCCGCGGACGGGCCGGCGCCCTGCCTGTACAACATCCACGGCGGTGGCATGATGGTGGGCCACCGCAACATGGACGTCCCCCGGCTGCTCGACCTGGTGCTGGAGCTGGGCGTCGTCGCCGTCAACGTCGAGTACCGGCTCGCGCCGGAGCACCCGCACCCCGCGCCGGTGGAGGACTGCTACGCCGGTCTGGTGTGGACGGTCGAGCACGCGGCCGAGCTGGGCGTCGACCCGGACCGGGTCGTGGTCATGGGCGGCAGCGCGGGCGGCGGGCTGTCGGCCGCGGTCGCGCTGATGGCCCGCGACCGGGGCGGCCCCGCCCTCGCCGGGCAGCTGCTGCTGTGCCCGATGATCGACGACACCAACACCACCGTCGCCAGCCACCAGTACCGCGGCCTGGGCACCTGGACCCGCGAGTCGAACGAGGCGGGCTGGCGGTCGCTGCTCGGCGACGCCGTCGGCACCGACGCGGTGTCGCCGTACGCGGCGCCCGCGCGGGCCACCGACCTCTCCGGGCTGCCGCCCGCGTTCATCGAGGTGGGCAGCGCCGAGCCGTTCCGGGACGAGGACACGCAGTACGCGCTGCGGATCTGGGCCACCGGCGGGCAGGCCGAGCTGCACGTGTGGAGCGGCGCGTTCCACGGGTTCGACATGTACGTGCCCGAGTGGCACGTCAGCCGCACCGCGCTGGAGACGCGCAACTCGTGGCTGCGCCGGGTGCTCGGGCCGGTCGGCGCATGA
- a CDS encoding aldo/keto reductase, producing the protein MSPLPRRRVGTSDLDVSVLSLGSWHTYDRMDFADAVAMIRAAVSAGVNLFDVGVYGMPGKPPVFTDVIWSAIMRAARIPRDEYLVSAKLWIEGFGDAGFRPQLENALLRGGFDVADLVILGDLRRDDVALEDLVDDLSGLAAAGLIRAWGVNNWSAGNIRRLREIAAARGVAGPQIAQLKYSIGRRSIPDGEPFGKLFAEGFTMQASDVLEGGILAGNTNPAREIGRDPGGVREAITRSAAGVVEVARQLGTSAARLAVAFTLTHPANVTTLFGASRPAQLEDNLAAVDLVERVGAEELRSLVEPFWADRGVVDPEGP; encoded by the coding sequence GTGTCCCCTTTGCCCCGCCGCCGCGTCGGCACGTCCGACCTCGACGTCTCGGTGCTGTCCCTCGGTTCGTGGCACACCTACGACCGGATGGACTTCGCCGACGCCGTCGCCATGATCCGCGCGGCCGTGTCCGCCGGGGTCAACCTGTTCGACGTCGGCGTCTACGGGATGCCCGGCAAGCCGCCGGTGTTCACCGACGTCATCTGGAGCGCGATCATGCGCGCCGCCCGCATCCCGCGCGACGAGTACCTGGTGTCCGCCAAGCTGTGGATCGAGGGCTTCGGCGACGCGGGTTTCCGCCCGCAGCTGGAGAACGCGCTCCTGCGCGGCGGGTTCGACGTGGCCGACCTGGTGATCCTCGGCGACCTGCGGCGGGACGACGTCGCGCTGGAGGACCTGGTCGACGACCTCTCCGGGCTGGCCGCCGCCGGGCTGATCCGGGCGTGGGGCGTGAACAACTGGTCGGCGGGCAACATCCGCAGGCTCCGGGAGATCGCCGCCGCGCGCGGCGTCGCCGGGCCGCAGATCGCCCAGCTGAAGTACAGCATCGGCCGCCGGTCCATCCCGGACGGTGAGCCGTTCGGGAAGCTGTTCGCCGAGGGCTTCACCATGCAGGCGTCGGACGTGCTGGAGGGCGGCATCCTCGCCGGCAACACCAACCCCGCCCGCGAGATCGGCCGCGACCCCGGCGGCGTCCGCGAGGCCATCACCCGCAGCGCCGCGGGCGTGGTCGAGGTGGCGCGGCAGCTCGGCACCAGCGCGGCCCGCCTGGCCGTGGCCTTCACGCTGACCCACCCGGCCAACGTCACGACCCTGTTCGGCGCGTCCCGGCCGGCGCAGCTGGAGGACAACCTCGCCGCCGTCGACCTCGTCGAGCGGGTCGGCGCGGAGGAGCTGCGCTCGCTGGTCGAGCCGTTCTGGGCCGACCGCGGCGTGGTGGACCCGGAGGGACCGTGA
- a CDS encoding zinc-binding dehydrogenase: MTVPTSTRAAVLTEHGRPLHLTELPLPAEVEPGAALVRVSCATLCGTDVEIWSGRMSFPGMLPMVLGHEMVGEVVAVGPGTRDALGRDIAVGARIGWSESTCGECHGCTVLREPVACAKRGYGFLQRSDVHPYATAGLCEYAYVVPRAAKLLLPDDLPDAWAAMAGCAAKTVLRAFSPVGGLTGARVVIQGSGALGLFATAVAHISGAAQVITVGAPASRLALAGRFGADATVDVAVGSDAIVERVRELTGGRGGDLVMDFAGAPSVGQEAVGMAAQRGRVVIVGSTGPGAAPLPLGTVMGKELTVYGSLNGDISDYHRAIEFFGAFADRMPWHDLFGAPVGLSAASDRIEAMHRLDEVKAVIDPRLP; encoded by the coding sequence ATGACCGTCCCGACCTCCACCCGTGCGGCGGTGCTGACCGAGCACGGCCGGCCGCTGCACCTCACCGAACTCCCGCTGCCCGCCGAGGTGGAGCCCGGCGCGGCGCTCGTGCGCGTCTCCTGCGCCACGCTCTGCGGCACGGACGTGGAGATCTGGTCCGGTCGGATGAGCTTCCCCGGCATGCTGCCGATGGTGCTGGGCCACGAGATGGTGGGCGAGGTCGTCGCCGTCGGTCCGGGCACCAGGGACGCGCTCGGCCGCGACATCGCCGTCGGCGCGCGCATCGGCTGGTCCGAGTCGACCTGCGGCGAGTGCCACGGCTGCACCGTCCTCCGCGAACCCGTCGCGTGCGCCAAGCGCGGCTACGGCTTCCTCCAGCGGTCCGACGTCCACCCCTACGCCACCGCCGGCCTCTGCGAGTACGCCTACGTCGTGCCGCGCGCGGCGAAGTTGCTGCTGCCCGACGACCTGCCCGACGCCTGGGCGGCGATGGCGGGTTGCGCGGCCAAGACCGTGCTCCGGGCGTTCAGCCCGGTGGGCGGGCTGACCGGCGCGCGGGTCGTGATCCAGGGCTCCGGCGCGCTCGGCCTGTTCGCCACCGCCGTCGCGCACATCTCGGGCGCCGCGCAGGTGATCACCGTCGGCGCGCCGGCGTCCCGGCTGGCCCTGGCCGGCCGGTTCGGCGCGGACGCCACCGTCGACGTCGCCGTCGGCTCGGACGCCATCGTCGAGCGGGTCCGCGAGCTGACCGGCGGGCGCGGCGGCGACCTGGTGATGGACTTCGCCGGCGCGCCGTCGGTCGGGCAGGAGGCCGTCGGGATGGCCGCGCAGCGCGGCCGGGTGGTGATCGTCGGCAGCACGGGCCCCGGCGCCGCGCCGCTGCCGCTGGGCACGGTGATGGGCAAGGAGCTCACCGTGTACGGCTCGCTCAACGGCGACATCTCCGACTACCACCGCGCGATCGAGTTCTTCGGCGCGTTCGCCGACCGGATGCCGTGGCACGACCTGTTCGGCGCGCCGGTCGGCCTGTCCGCCGCGTCCGACCGGATCGAGGCGATGCACCGGCTCGACGAGGTCAAGGCCGTCATCGACCCCCGTCTCCCCTGA
- a CDS encoding SDR family NAD(P)-dependent oxidoreductase has translation MTSARTVLVTGGAGGIGRAIATAFGALGDHVVLADVHGAEEAAAALGARGLTVDITDEGSIARALDEVGPVDVLVNNAGLLSVHGRLLDLPAADMLRILRTNVHGTFLVTQQVARRMVERGKGGAVVNLSSIGGRQPTPGMGGYESSKAAVDALTRWAAVELAEHGIRVNAVAPGPVLTPMLAAGLPEGSPARQAWVDRIPLRQLASVEDVAAAVVFLAGDAATHITGTSLPVDGGQLLT, from the coding sequence ATGACCTCTGCCCGCACCGTGTTGGTCACCGGAGGGGCCGGCGGCATCGGCCGCGCGATCGCCACCGCGTTCGGCGCGCTCGGCGACCACGTCGTCCTCGCGGACGTCCACGGCGCCGAGGAGGCCGCCGCCGCGCTCGGCGCGCGCGGCCTGACCGTCGACATCACCGACGAGGGGTCGATCGCCCGCGCGCTCGACGAGGTCGGCCCGGTGGACGTGCTGGTCAACAACGCCGGCCTGCTCAGCGTCCACGGCCGGCTGCTCGACCTGCCCGCCGCCGACATGCTCCGCATCCTCCGGACGAACGTCCACGGCACCTTCCTGGTGACGCAGCAGGTCGCGCGCCGGATGGTCGAGCGCGGCAAGGGCGGCGCGGTGGTCAACCTGTCGTCGATCGGCGGGCGGCAGCCGACGCCCGGCATGGGCGGCTACGAGAGCAGCAAGGCGGCGGTCGACGCGCTCACCCGCTGGGCGGCCGTCGAACTGGCGGAGCACGGCATCCGGGTGAACGCCGTCGCGCCCGGCCCGGTGCTCACCCCGATGCTGGCCGCCGGCCTGCCCGAGGGCTCGCCCGCGCGCCAGGCGTGGGTGGACCGGATCCCGCTGCGACAGCTCGCCTCGGTCGAGGACGTGGCCGCGGCGGTGGTGTTCCTGGCCGGCGACGCCGCCACCCACATCACCGGCACGAGCCTCCCGGTCGACGGCGGCCAGCTGCTCACCTGA